In Aquincola tertiaricarbonis, the genomic stretch GCCGGGGAAGCCTTGCTCGGACACCGTCTTCACGTCGGGCAGGTAAGGCACGCGCTGCGGCGAGCCGACGGCAATGGCGCGCAGCTTGCCGGATTTGATGTGCGGCAGCGCAGCCACCATGTCGGCGTACATCACCGGCACCTGGCCGCCGATCACGTCGGTCACCGCCGGCGAGCCGCCGCGGTAGGGCACGTGGCTCATCTCGAACTTGCCCAGCGTCTTCAGCGATTCGGTGGTCAGGTGGCCGAAGCTGCCCTGGCCCGAGCTGGTGTAGTTGAGCGGCGGGTTGGTCGCCTTGGCCTTGGCGATCAGCTGCGGCAGCGTGGTCACGTCGGGCAGCGACTGCGGATTGACCACCATCACGATGGGCAGGTCGTAGGTGGTGCCGACGGGCGTGAAGTCCTTCTGGATGTCGTACTTGGCCGTCTTGTACAGGTGCGGCGCCAGCAGCGTGGGCGTGGCCAGCATCATCAGCGTGTAGCCGTCGGGCGCGGCCTTGGCCACGGCAGCGGCGGCGATGGCGCCCGAGGCACCAGCGCGGTTTTCCACGATGACCTGCTGCTTGAGCAGCTCGCTCATGCGCTGGCCCACGATGCGCGAGGCGGTGTCGGTGGGGCCGCCGGGCGGGAAGGGCACGACGATGGTGATCATCTTCGCGGGGTAGGCCTGCGCCATCGCGCCCAGTGCAGGCACGACCAGCGCCAGGGCGACAAGGCTGCGGCGAAGGGCACTGGCGGGGCGAAGGGCGGTACGAGGTTGCATGCGGAACTCCTGGCTATGCAAGGTAGGAAGCAGCGTGCCGCGCACGGCGGCCGGCACGCATCGAAGAGGACGGCACCAACAGGATCGGCTGGCCAGGTGGGATCGGATTCAGCTGCGGCCCGGCCGCTGGTCGCCCAGCAGCTCCTGCAGCACGGCCTCGGTATCGGCGCCCAGTTGCGGCGGCGGCCGGCGCACCGGCAGCCGTTCGCCGTCGATGCGGTAGGGCGGCGCCAGCACATGGGTGCTGCCGGCCACCGGGTGCGGCTGCACCGTGACCAGGCCGCCTTCCACCGCGCGCGGTGAGGTCAGCGCCTCATGCAGGCCCAGCACCTCGCCACAGGGAATGCCGGCGGCCGACAACGCGGCCAGCAGTTGCGCGCGCGGCCTGCGGGCCAGCTCGGCATGCAGCACCGGCAGCAACTCGGCACGGTGGGCCGAGCGGCCGAGGTTGGTCTTGAAGCGCTCGTCGGCGGCCAGCTCGGGCCGCTCGATCACCTCGGTGCAAAAGCGCTGGAACTGCGCGTTGTTGCCCACGGTGATGACGATGGGACCGTCGGCCGCATCGAACACGCCGTAGGGCACGATGGACGGGTGCGCATTGCCGTAGCGCGGCGGGTCTTCGCCCATCAGCAGCGCTTCCAGGCCGTAG encodes the following:
- a CDS encoding Bug family tripartite tricarboxylate transporter substrate binding protein, encoding MQPRTALRPASALRRSLVALALVVPALGAMAQAYPAKMITIVVPFPPGGPTDTASRIVGQRMSELLKQQVIVENRAGASGAIAAAAVAKAAPDGYTLMMLATPTLLAPHLYKTAKYDIQKDFTPVGTTYDLPIVMVVNPQSLPDVTTLPQLIAKAKATNPPLNYTSSGQGSFGHLTTESLKTLGKFEMSHVPYRGGSPAVTDVIGGQVPVMYADMVAALPHIKSGKLRAIAVGSPQRVPYLPDVKTVSEQGFPGFDAVSWGGLLAPAGTPAPVINKLSEVLKQTLAEPEIQEKLKNAGTYAAWQSPKDTAERIRRDDEKWGKVIRDKGVSIE